In the genome of Methylococcus sp. EFPC2, the window AGGCGACCGCAGCCTGATTGAGGTAAGTGGCATTTGAGCCTATTTTCGAGGCCCAGGTCGGAATCACCGTGGACGACCGGTTGTCCGCCCCGACCAGATCGACGCCGGCCAGCCCCGACCCGGCCACCCCGTATTTCCAGTTCTGTGGTGCGTCGCTGGTCGAGCCTATGCCTCCATAGGTATTGGCCGCTTCGATGGCGTAATAAAGGGTATTGCCCGGATTGGTGGCGGCGAAGGTCTGGAAGCTAGCGCCCAAATTCCAGGACTTGCTCTCCAGCGGATTTCCGGCCTTGACGGTTGCCAGCACACTTTCGAGGGTGTATCCGAGGTCCTGGCTGAACGACTGCTGTCCATCCTGATCCCAAACCATCAGAAACAATTCGCCGGGTGCCACCGCCGGCGTACTTCCGGCCGGCAATCCGTTGGAAATGGCCGCGTGCGCACCGCCGGCCGACAAAGCCAGCAGTACGCCGGCCGCCAGAGTCTTCAATTTCGCTGCTTTCATACGATCCTCGCTTAAGTTGTGTGGCCCTTGAAGCCACGGTGCAAAAAAACCGGCCGTCCTTCGCTCTATCGCCGCCTAGGCCGGACTAACCAGCTCGCGGCTCAACCAGCCCCGCAAAGCGGTGCGACCACCTTCGATATGCTCCATGGGATACAACGGTATTCGACAGAACTGCGATATGTCAACGCGTATACGAAATTAGCCTGTACACCCATCGTAAACAAAAGCCCAGAGCACCGCCGATCCTCCTGACGCCAGGAATAAACAACCAAAACTTGTAACTTAATTTCAGTAACTTACACACATCGTGCGGATTTTCCTGGTGTAATACGGCCCGAGGATGGCGCTTTTTATCCCGTATTGGCCAGCTAGCGCCTGGCTTACGATATATCGCATTGGATATTCATGATATATCCTGAGCTCGCCTATTTCCGGCCTCTAAGACGCCCACCAGGCGGTGAGGCCGGGTTGCAACCCAGCGATCGGAACAACGGTCACGGGCCGGTCGCCCGAGCGGCATGCGACAAGTCCTATACCTCAGGAATTCCTCCGGAACTCACGATATGTCCAGACTTTCCAGACATGGCAGCCTCATGCCGGGCAACCCCGGGGGCGTGCGCCTCAGGCCCCTGTCGGACGCCGTACGGGGCCTGATCGCCGGCAGCCTGGCACTCGGCGCTTGTCCCGCTTGGTCCGCGGATCACGCGGGACTTCCGGCCGCCATCCAACAGGTCTTGGGCAATCAACTTCACGTACCGGAGCTGGCCAACCCGGGGGGACACGCGTCCGGCACCTATAGCGCGGACGGCCAACGGCTCACCGTCCAGCAGACCACCGACAAGGCGGTGCTGGAATGGAGCCGCTTCGACATCGCGGAGGGTAAGGCGGTGGAGTTTAAGCAACCGTCGAGCAGCGCGGTCGCCCTGAACAACATCCACCAGAACGACCCCAGCCGGATTTACGGTCAGTTGACCGCCAACGGCCAAATTTATCTGGTCAATCAGAACGGCTTCGTGTTCGGCGCGGGCTCGGTCGTCAATGCGAACACGCTGGTCGCCACCACCCTGCCGGTCACCGGCGACGCGCTCGCGAATGGGCTTACCAAAGTGGTGGACGGCTACGGTGCGGGCGAACCGGTGGCGGCGCTGTCCGGCAGCGGCGAGATTTATCGTCGCGACGCCGAGGGTGGCATCCTGCGCGACAGCCAGGGTCAGCCGCAGAAGATCGGCATCTACGTGGAGCCGGGCGCGAAAATTGCGACGAACGCGCCGGCCGGGCGCATCCTGATCGCCGCACCCACGGTGCGGAACGAAGGCGAAATCACGGCCGACGACGGCCAGGTCATCTTGGCCGGGGCCACCGACAAGGTCTATTTGCAGGAAGCAGGGGCGGACTCGGACCTGCGCGGGGTGCTGGTCGAGGTCAAGACCGGCGGCAGCGTCACTAATCTGGGCAAGATCATGGCCGCGCGCGGCGATACGACCCTGATCGGATTTGCCTTGCGACAGCAAGGCATCGTTTCGGCATCCACCGCGGTGGCGGTGAATGGAATGGTGCATCTGCAGGCACGGGAAGGTGCCAGGCTGGAAACCGACCGCAACGGGGTCCGCCATCTAAAGCCCGAGAGCAGCGTGCGCCCGGCGGATGCCGGCGATGGACTCGGTACACGCGCTCAAGTCGTATTGGCCGAAGGCAGCCGCACATCGGTGGATCTGGACGAAAGCGGCGGTACCGCGGTCGACGAACAAAACCAACCCAAATCGCGCATCGACATCCAGGGCAACCGCATAACGGTCGAGTCGGGTGCCGTGATCGAGGCGAAGAGCGGCACACTGAATCTCGTCGCCACCCAAACACCCAACAATCCCCTCGCGGGAACTTCCGCGGCCAACGGCAGCCGCATCATGCTGGAAAGCGGCAGCCGGATAGACGCATCGGGATCGGACAACACCACCCTCCCCCTCTCGCGCAACCTGGTGGACGTCGAACTGCGCAATTACGAATTGCGCGACTCGCCGATCCAAAAAACCGGCATCCTGCACGGCAAGACCCTACGCGTGGACGTCCGCACCGGCACCCCGCTGGCCGACATCAGCGGAGCGACCGCTCGTATCCAGCGCTCGGTCTACGAGCGCAACGCGACCGGCGGAACGGTCAAGCTGTCGTCGGAGGGTGATGTCGTCGTCAACCCGGACGCACGGATCGACGTGTCCGGCGGCAGCGTCACCTACCAAGCCGGTTATACCGACACCACACAGCTGCTCTCGAACGGCCGGGTCTACGACATCGCCGAGGCCGACCCGGACCGGGTCTACGACGCCATACTCGGCGTGGTCGAAAAAATCTACCGGCGCTGGGGCCTCACGGAGCGCTGGGATTTCCGCCGCAGCCACTACGAGCCGGGCTATGTCCAAGGCTACGATGCGGGCGGTTTGAATATTGCGGCGCGCAATCTGTTGTTCGACGGCAGTCTGATCGCCCACACGCTGGACGGTATCCATCAGCGCCTCAGCGCCGACCGCGCCAAGGGCGGCAGCCTGGCCATAGACACCGCCTGGTCCGGTCTGACGCAACAAAACGTGATCTTCCAGGCCGACAGGCTCGTCCGGCCGCTCGGGGAAAACGCCCCCTTCCCGGCCGACGAGACGAAAACGCGCCCCGCCCCGCTGGTGATAAACAACGGCATCTACGACAACGGCGTGCGCGAGTTGAGCATCAACAGCAGCGGCCGGATTACCATCGACGGCAATACCGCGCTCGAAGTGCCCGCCGACGGCGCCCTGAAACTGACCGGAGGAGAAATCGAAGTCTCCGGTTCGCTGCACGCGCCCGCCGGGGAGGTCAGCCTGGCCACTCAGTACGCGCGGGGAAGCAGCCCTAGCCTGTCGGGCGACATCCTCATCGCCGAGGGCGCCCACATCGACGTTTCGGGTCTATGGATCAACGACTCGCTGGCCGGCGCCGATCCGAGTGCGCCCGTGCCGATCGGCGGAGGAAAAGTGGCGCTCCAGGCGGTGGGCAACCTGAGCTTGTCCGCCGGCAGCGCAGTCGCCGCCGAAGGCGGCGCATGGCTGCATACCGATGGCAGCCTGGAATCGGGCCGAGGCGGGGAGATCAAACTCGGCGTCGCAGGACTCAGGCCATCCGCCCTGACCCTGGACGGCCACCTGGGCGCCCAGGCGGTGGACCGTGGCGGCAAGCTGGAGATCACGGCCAATGCGATCCTCATAGGCCCGAGCGCCGACCCGGTGCCCGCCCATACCCTGCTTATTTCTCCGAACCTCCTGGAGACGGGGGGATACGCCGACATAAAACTGACCGCGAACGGCGGCGACATCGCCCTGGCCCCGGGCACCTCCATCCGCCTGCAGCAGCGCAATCTGCAATTACGCGAAGAAGCGGACTCGGCTCCCGGCGGAACGCTCCTGACCCGGATCGGCTATCCGACCATACTGCCGGATTACGTGCGTCAACCGGTCAATCTGAGCCTGGCCCTAGCCCAGGACGACAAGGTCGCCGGCTATTCCGCCGCGCGCTCCGTCGGTGTGGGAGAAAACGCCGCCATCCTGGGCGACACGGGCGCAAAGATCTCCCTGAGCGCGGACGCCGACATTCGGGTCGACGGCACGCTGTCCACCCCGGCCGGCCGAATAGAACTCGCGGTGAACGCGCCGCTGACGGCCGACACCGGGTATGCCGCCGACCAGGCCATCGCCCTGGGCCCGCATGCCCGTCTGCTGGCGCCCGGCACGGCGGTCTGGCAGCCAAATAGCCGGGGGCTGGACCTCGGCGAGGTAAAAGGCGGGGGCGACGTCGTGATCTCGGCCCTGCGCGGCTACATCCTCATGGACCGGCAGGCGCGCATAGACGTATCCGGCGGGAGCACGGAACTGGACGTCTACGCCGGCAAAAGCCTATACGCGCGCCAGTCCATCGCCTCCAAAGCCGGTTCCATCGCCCTGACCGCGGCGGAAGGCATGCAACTCGACGGCAGCCTGCGCGGCCATCCGGGACCGGGCGAGGGCGCCGCGGGCGGCAATCTGTCCCTCACCCTGGACGCGCGCTCCCGCG includes:
- a CDS encoding VPLPA-CTERM sorting domain-containing protein — protein: MKAAKLKTLAAGVLLALSAGGAHAAISNGLPAGSTPAVAPGELFLMVWDQDGQQSFSQDLGYTLESVLATVKAGNPLESKSWNLGASFQTFAATNPGNTLYYAIEAANTYGGIGSTSDAPQNWKYGVAGSGLAGVDLVGADNRSSTVIPTWASKIGSNATYLNQAAVAYNGGVYSPATGGDYAANLSEITTDTGAPWYYDNLNGSPGDTNLPWEEFGIAGSDSLSLYFIGLNPTNRLKTVAYDLGLSRNFQFNLNPVAGTLTWDATAPVPVPAAVWLMLSALGSLGIIGRRQRKPA